A region of Acidobacteriota bacterium DNA encodes the following proteins:
- a CDS encoding zf-HC2 domain-containing protein codes for MRCKKAERLFFRRLDGRLDETLAPALDDHLRTCAACARRAAQHARIARTLRPTPVPDPVPGLAQRIMPRLEPRPVTPAPLLLWERWSLRTVPVLMTAVAVVGLALALVVPVFDEPLTSTEILLLQNINPMEEARTIFEQEKPETRGLMLLVASIDEVPPARRDRP; via the coding sequence ATGCGTTGTAAAAAAGCGGAGCGCCTGTTTTTCCGCCGTCTGGACGGCCGCCTGGATGAGACCTTGGCGCCGGCTCTGGATGACCATCTCCGGACATGTGCCGCCTGCGCGCGTCGCGCCGCCCAGCATGCCCGGATCGCCCGGACCCTTCGACCCACACCGGTGCCTGACCCGGTTCCCGGCCTGGCCCAAAGAATTATGCCCCGGCTCGAACCGCGCCCCGTCACGCCCGCGCCTCTCCTCCTTTGGGAAAGGTGGAGCCTGCGGACCGTCCCGGTCCTCATGACCGCGGTCGCCGTCGTCGGCCTGGCCCTGGCTCTTGTCGTTCCGGTATTCGACGAACCGCTGACCTCCACGGAAATTCTCCTTCTCCAGAACATCAACCCCATGGAGGAGGCGCGGACCATTTTCGAGCAGGAAAAACCCGAAACCCGGGGGCTCATGCTTCTCGTCGCCTCGATCGACGAGGTTCCCCCCGCACGAAGAGATCGCCCATGA
- a CDS encoding efflux RND transporter periplasmic adaptor subunit, protein MRKRTIGIIAAVLIVAGAVIVFGALKNGKNNAVKYRMEALTSGDIEAMVLTSGTLNPVTVVEVGSQVSGQIEKLYVDFNSQVKAGQVIAEIDQSMLRTRVEQNQANYMSAQASLERSKVTTENLKRRYERATSLFEKKLISFEEKDAAESNYLAAKTDVQSAEARLEQAKSQLETSRVDLDYAIIRSPIDGVVISRNINQGQTVAASFQAPKLFEIANDLTKMQVECSVDEADIGRVQEGQKVRFTVDAFPNDNFSGLVRQVRYSPVVTQNVVTYTTIVDVDNPGMKLRPGMTATVSIIVGEARGVLRVPNAALRFTPNLSPEELQKLVKETQERMMAQRKDTGAAPGSGPSADASAQTQRVFQRGDGSGVPGAMMKAGAGGGPGGRARQASRVWILGADGKLSMMFLRTGVTDNSYTEILQSELKEGDEVVIGYESGSATARAATPTMGGPGRGNVMFIGR, encoded by the coding sequence ATGAGAAAACGCACCATTGGAATCATCGCGGCCGTTTTGATCGTGGCCGGAGCCGTCATTGTCTTCGGCGCCCTCAAAAACGGCAAAAACAACGCCGTCAAGTACCGTATGGAAGCCCTGACAAGCGGCGACATCGAGGCCATGGTTCTCACCTCGGGCACCCTGAACCCCGTGACCGTTGTCGAGGTCGGAAGCCAGGTCTCCGGCCAGATCGAAAAGCTCTATGTGGATTTTAACTCCCAGGTCAAGGCGGGGCAGGTCATCGCCGAGATCGACCAATCCATGCTGCGGACCCGTGTCGAGCAGAACCAGGCCAACTACATGAGCGCCCAGGCATCTCTCGAGCGGTCGAAAGTGACAACAGAGAACCTGAAAAGACGATACGAGCGCGCAACGAGTCTCTTCGAAAAGAAGCTCATTTCTTTCGAGGAAAAAGACGCGGCCGAGTCCAACTACCTGGCGGCCAAAACCGACGTCCAATCGGCGGAGGCCCGCCTCGAACAGGCCAAGTCCCAGCTCGAAACGAGCCGGGTCGACCTCGACTATGCCATCATCCGCTCGCCCATCGACGGCGTCGTCATTTCCCGAAACATCAACCAGGGCCAGACCGTGGCGGCCAGCTTCCAGGCTCCCAAGCTCTTCGAGATCGCCAACGATCTGACCAAGATGCAGGTCGAATGCAGCGTCGACGAGGCCGACATCGGCCGCGTCCAGGAAGGCCAGAAAGTCCGCTTCACCGTGGACGCCTTCCCCAACGACAATTTCAGCGGCCTTGTCCGCCAGGTCCGCTATTCCCCCGTCGTCACCCAGAACGTCGTCACCTACACGACGATCGTCGACGTCGACAATCCCGGCATGAAGCTCAGGCCCGGCATGACGGCCACGGTGTCCATCATCGTCGGCGAAGCCCGGGGCGTTTTGCGCGTCCCGAACGCCGCCCTGCGCTTCACTCCGAACCTGTCGCCCGAGGAACTCCAGAAACTCGTCAAGGAAACCCAGGAACGGATGATGGCCCAGCGCAAAGACACAGGCGCCGCTCCGGGCTCCGGTCCCTCCGCCGACGCCTCCGCTCAGACCCAAAGGGTTTTCCAGCGCGGCGACGGCTCGGGCGTTCCCGGCGCCATGATGAAAGCGGGCGCCGGAGGCGGACCCGGCGGCCGAGCCCGCCAGGCTTCCCGGGTCTGGATCCTGGGCGCCGACGGCAAGCTGTCCATGATGTTTCTTCGGACAGGCGTCACCGACAACTCCTACACTGAGATCCTCCAGAGCGAACTCAAGGAGGGCGACGAGGTCGTCATCGGATATGAATCCGGCTCGGCGACGGCCCGGGCCGCAACCCCCACGATGGGCGGCCCGGGAAGAGGCAACGTGATGTTCATCGGCCGTTGA
- a CDS encoding ABC transporter ATP-binding protein, with the protein MTTNGNIIELADLTKTYDMGETQVRALRGVSYKLEAGGFLAIMGASGSGKSTLMNIIGCLDRPTSGQYYLEGQEVSTFSRDKLAGIRNTKIGFVFQTFNLLSRTTALENVELPLLYSNVTGKERTRRAREALALVGLAGRESHKTNQLSGGEQQRVAIARALLNNPSLILADEPTGNLDSVTSTEVMDIFCRLNRDKGITLIMVTHEPDIAAFARKRIYIKDGEIIREETSEGQCPA; encoded by the coding sequence ATGACCACCAACGGCAACATCATCGAGCTTGCGGACCTGACCAAGACCTACGACATGGGCGAAACCCAAGTCCGGGCCCTCCGCGGCGTGAGTTACAAACTCGAAGCCGGCGGCTTCCTGGCCATCATGGGTGCCTCGGGATCGGGCAAGTCCACCCTGATGAACATTATCGGCTGTCTGGATCGTCCGACGTCGGGGCAATACTATCTCGAAGGGCAGGAAGTCTCGACCTTCAGCCGCGACAAGCTGGCCGGAATCCGGAACACAAAGATCGGCTTCGTCTTCCAGACCTTCAATCTTCTCTCGCGAACGACGGCCCTCGAGAACGTCGAGCTGCCTCTCCTTTATTCGAACGTGACCGGAAAGGAAAGGACGCGCCGGGCCCGCGAAGCCCTGGCCTTGGTCGGCCTGGCCGGCCGCGAATCCCACAAGACCAACCAGCTCTCGGGCGGCGAGCAGCAGCGGGTGGCCATCGCCCGGGCCCTGCTCAATAATCCCTCCCTGATCCTGGCCGACGAGCCCACCGGCAACCTGGACAGCGTGACGAGTACCGAAGTCATGGACATCTTCTGCCGGCTCAATCGGGATAAGGGCATCACCCTCATCATGGTCACCCACGAGCCGGACATCGCCGCCTTCGCCCGGAAGCGGATTTACATCAAGGACGGCGAGATCATCCGGGAGGAGACGAGCGAAGGGCAGTGCCCGGCCTGA
- a CDS encoding ABC transporter permease: protein MNILKTIRVAVRALGRNKMRSFLTTLGIIIGVGAVIAMVSIGEGAKRGIEDRFESMGTNLLFVSPGSRAVGGRHFGAGSANPLKEADAEAIQQLGAVLQISPNVNTRTQVIYGNKNWNTSIQGTGHAYPEVRKWPVQDGVFFDEAMVRSGAKVCVLGSEVRKSLFEDEDPIGRIIRIKRIPFRVIGVLESKGEQGGFFNRDDMIAVPYTTAMRSLIGTDNIQSMDVSAVSAAQTDAARAQIEELLRIRRRIAPGADDDFTVRNMSEIAESAAESTKIMTLLLGSIASISLLVGGIGIMNIMLVSVTERTREIGIRMAVGAKERDILLQFLIEAVVLCVIGGLIGIGIGIAGSKLVQKVPAFAQWNTVVSMDSIFLAFAFAAAVGIFFGFYPARKASKLDPIEALRYE, encoded by the coding sequence ATGAATATACTGAAAACCATCCGGGTCGCCGTCAGGGCCCTGGGCCGGAACAAGATGCGGTCCTTCCTGACGACACTCGGCATCATCATCGGCGTCGGTGCCGTGATCGCCATGGTCAGCATCGGCGAAGGCGCCAAGCGCGGCATCGAGGATCGCTTCGAGTCCATGGGAACGAATCTCCTCTTCGTCAGCCCGGGCAGCCGGGCCGTGGGCGGCCGCCATTTCGGCGCCGGATCGGCCAACCCTCTCAAGGAGGCCGACGCCGAGGCCATCCAGCAGTTGGGCGCCGTCCTCCAGATCTCGCCCAACGTCAACACCCGGACCCAGGTCATCTACGGCAACAAGAACTGGAACACATCCATTCAGGGGACGGGCCACGCTTATCCCGAGGTCCGCAAATGGCCTGTCCAGGACGGCGTTTTCTTCGATGAGGCCATGGTCCGCTCCGGCGCCAAAGTCTGCGTGCTGGGCAGCGAAGTCCGCAAGAGCCTTTTCGAAGACGAGGACCCCATCGGCCGGATCATCCGGATCAAGCGCATCCCCTTCCGGGTCATCGGCGTCCTCGAATCCAAGGGCGAGCAGGGCGGCTTCTTCAACCGCGACGACATGATTGCCGTTCCCTACACAACGGCCATGCGCAGCCTGATCGGCACCGACAACATCCAATCCATGGATGTTTCGGCCGTCTCGGCGGCCCAGACCGACGCCGCCCGCGCCCAGATCGAGGAGCTTCTGCGCATCCGGCGCCGGATCGCCCCGGGCGCGGACGACGATTTCACCGTCCGCAACATGTCCGAAATCGCCGAAAGCGCCGCGGAGTCGACCAAGATCATGACGCTCCTGCTGGGCAGCATCGCCTCGATCTCCCTTCTCGTCGGCGGCATCGGCATCATGAACATCATGCTCGTCTCCGTCACCGAACGGACGCGGGAGATCGGCATCCGCATGGCCGTCGGCGCGAAGGAACGGGACATCCTGCTCCAGTTCCTGATCGAGGCCGTCGTCTTGTGCGTGATCGGCGGGCTGATCGGCATCGGCATCGGAATCGCCGGGTCGAAGCTGGTCCAGAAAGTTCCCGCCTTCGCCCAGTGGAATACGGTCGTCTCCATGGATTCGATCTTTCTGGCCTTCGCCTTCGCCGCGGCCGTCGGCATCTTCTTCGGCTTCTACCCGGCCCGCAAGGCGTCCAAGCTCGATCCCATCGAGGCGCTTCGGTACGAGTGA
- a CDS encoding TolC family protein encodes MKRLQTAAIFILCLAMGLIPAWSQDAKETLTLTLEECIVRAMENNLNVRIQVLGPEAAGAALTRSREKYYPSLSFSAGKRNTNSPSYSFLEAADAVLDQYDDYSFQIGQTLPYGGQLNAILTNYVSDSNRSFQTINPRYGSTLRLNFSQPLLRNFGRDISRRDIIVARNNLDVSTNQFKKNIMDVIYSVEDAYWNLVYTIETLKVRQQSLDLARDLLEKNRRSVEIGTMAPIEVLSAQAEVATREADILQAEAQVKSAEDRLKALLNIIHDKDKGGAVIVPADTPTFQERTISLEEAVATALARRPDLEATRIGLDTERFNVSYARNQLLPDLSLSAGYWSPGISGDRILYQGGNPLSGIIVGVIPGGFSDALKDAFGFRYENWSLSLSLSVPLSNVLSRAAYAQAKIGFEQAALNLQNQEQQILVEIRNAVRSLDTDFQRVQAYRVARELAEQKLAAEEEKLRVGLSTNFLVLTYQRELANARTSELKAVIDYNLSLANIDRALGVSLETRNVKVN; translated from the coding sequence ATGAAACGACTGCAAACGGCGGCCATCTTTATCCTCTGTCTGGCCATGGGTCTGATACCGGCCTGGAGTCAGGATGCGAAGGAAACGCTCACCCTGACACTCGAGGAATGCATCGTCCGGGCCATGGAAAACAACCTCAACGTCCGGATCCAGGTTCTCGGACCCGAAGCGGCCGGGGCGGCCCTCACGCGGAGCCGGGAAAAATACTATCCGAGCCTGTCCTTCAGCGCCGGAAAGAGAAACACGAACAGCCCCTCGTACTCATTTCTTGAGGCGGCGGACGCCGTTCTCGATCAGTACGACGATTATTCTTTCCAGATTGGCCAGACCCTGCCGTACGGCGGACAACTGAACGCGATCCTGACCAATTATGTCAGCGATTCGAACCGCAGCTTCCAGACCATCAATCCCCGCTACGGCAGCACCCTGCGCCTGAACTTCAGCCAGCCTCTTCTGCGGAACTTCGGCCGCGACATCAGCCGCCGCGACATCATCGTGGCCCGCAACAACCTGGACGTCTCGACCAATCAGTTCAAGAAAAACATCATGGATGTGATCTATTCGGTCGAGGATGCCTATTGGAATCTGGTCTACACGATCGAGACGCTCAAGGTCCGGCAACAGTCGCTCGACCTGGCCCGCGACCTTTTGGAGAAGAACCGGCGGTCGGTCGAGATCGGCACCATGGCGCCCATCGAAGTCCTGAGCGCCCAGGCCGAGGTGGCCACGCGCGAGGCGGACATCCTGCAGGCCGAAGCCCAGGTCAAAAGCGCCGAGGACCGGTTGAAAGCGCTCCTCAACATCATTCATGACAAGGACAAGGGGGGTGCCGTCATCGTCCCGGCCGACACGCCGACCTTCCAGGAGCGGACAATCAGCCTGGAGGAAGCCGTCGCGACGGCCCTGGCCCGGCGGCCCGACCTCGAGGCCACCCGCATCGGCCTCGATACCGAGCGGTTCAATGTGTCCTACGCGCGCAACCAGCTCCTTCCCGACCTGAGTCTTTCGGCCGGCTATTGGAGCCCGGGGATATCGGGCGACAGGATCCTCTACCAGGGCGGGAATCCCTTGTCGGGGATCATTGTCGGGGTCATCCCCGGCGGTTTTTCCGATGCCCTCAAAGATGCCTTCGGCTTCCGATATGAAAACTGGTCGCTCAGCCTGAGCCTCAGCGTTCCCTTGAGCAATGTCCTGTCCCGCGCCGCCTATGCCCAGGCGAAAATCGGATTTGAACAGGCTGCGCTGAACCTCCAGAATCAGGAACAGCAAATCCTGGTCGAAATCCGCAACGCCGTCCGGTCGCTGGATACGGATTTTCAGCGGGTCCAGGCCTACCGTGTGGCCCGCGAGCTGGCCGAACAGAAGCTGGCCGCCGAGGAGGAGAAGCTCCGGGTCGGTTTGAGCACCAACTTCCTCGTCCTCACGTACCAGAGGGAACTGGCCAATGCCCGAACCTCCGAGCTCAAGGCCGTCATCGACTACAACCTGTCCCTGGCCAACATCGACCGGGCCCTCGGCGTAAGCCTCGAGACCCGAAACGTCAAAGTCAATTAA